The following coding sequences are from one Aliarcobacter skirrowii CCUG 10374 window:
- the ccoG gene encoding cytochrome c oxidase accessory protein CcoG — MTYSKKRYFTYLFITLFVMILPFISINGNQILLLSFDKLQFHFFGIAYNVNELYVMPFLLMFLFIGIFALTSIFGRVWCGWACPQTIFRVIYRDLIESTILDLRRIKNKQKDIDYSKKSNQIKKYISLILWFIITLIISSNFMLYFVPPQDFFEYIKDPLNHSFMIIFIVSLAIFLFYDIVFMKENFCVYVCPYSRIQSVLYDDDTKQVTYDFNRGGKIYQNGIQTIFKSSQWSNSEECTACDLCVKVCPTHIDIRKGLQVECINCLECSDACSSVMNKLGKKSLINWGSTNRVLNKKNISIFTKKNISYFFALFLSIFLAFYFSLEKEQFLVNINKTTELYKINEDKNISNNYILTIHNTQDEDLTFYIKLQDEENFKIKRFEEVKLESGKRAKKILIIESTNDLKNIDSKNIPINIKIYTLEKDYKIIRKLVFSKP; from the coding sequence ATGACTTACTCAAAGAAGAGGTATTTTACATATCTTTTTATAACACTATTTGTTATGATATTACCATTTATATCAATAAATGGTAATCAAATCCTGCTACTATCTTTTGACAAATTGCAGTTTCATTTTTTTGGTATTGCTTATAATGTAAATGAGCTTTATGTTATGCCATTTTTGTTAATGTTTCTTTTTATTGGAATATTTGCTCTTACATCTATTTTTGGAAGAGTTTGGTGTGGTTGGGCATGTCCTCAAACTATATTTAGAGTTATTTATAGAGATTTAATAGAAAGTACAATTTTAGATTTAAGAAGAATAAAAAATAAACAAAAAGATATTGATTACTCAAAAAAATCAAACCAAATTAAAAAGTATATATCTTTAATTTTATGGTTTATTATAACCTTAATAATCTCTTCAAACTTTATGTTATATTTTGTACCTCCTCAAGATTTCTTTGAGTATATTAAAGATCCTTTAAATCATAGTTTTATGATTATATTTATTGTAAGTCTTGCCATATTTTTATTTTATGATATTGTATTTATGAAAGAGAATTTTTGTGTATATGTATGTCCTTACTCAAGAATACAATCTGTTTTATATGATGACGATACAAAACAGGTAACTTATGATTTCAATCGTGGTGGAAAAATTTATCAAAATGGAATACAAACTATTTTCAAAAGTTCCCAATGGTCAAACAGTGAAGAGTGTACTGCGTGTGATCTTTGCGTAAAAGTTTGTCCAACTCATATTGATATTAGAAAAGGTCTTCAAGTTGAGTGTATAAACTGTTTAGAGTGTAGCGACGCTTGTAGTAGTGTTATGAATAAACTTGGTAAAAAATCTCTTATAAATTGGGGAAGTACAAATAGAGTTTTAAATAAAAAAAATATCTCAATTTTTACAAAGAAAAATATTAGCTACTTTTTTGCACTATTTTTATCTATTTTCTTAGCATTTTACTTCTCTCTTGAAAAAGAGCAGTTTTTAGTAAATATTAACAAAACAACCGAACTTTATAAAATAAATGAAGATAAAAATATTTCAAATAACTACATTTTAACTATTCACAACACTCAAGATGAAGATTTGACTTTTTATATAAAATTACAAGATGAAGAAAATTTTAAAATCAAAAGATTTGAAGAGGTAAAACTTGAAAGCGGTAAAAGAGCTAAAAAAATCTTGATTATTGAGAGTACAAATGATTTAAAAAATATTGATTCAAAAAACATTCCAATTAATATAAAGATATATACTTTAGAAAAAGATTATAAAATCATTAGAAAATTAGTCTTCTCAAAACCATAA
- a CDS encoding PAS domain-containing protein: MSKEIILDDYAFLVSETNEKGNIIFANDDFCEIAGFTVDELIGKPHNIVRHKDMPKAAFKDLWETVKRGEVWTGYVKNATKSGDFYWVFATVFPTTTSEGTKGYISCRKKATIEEIKQCELLYKQMRDKER; this comes from the coding sequence CATTTTTAGTAAGTGAAACAAATGAAAAAGGTAATATCATATTTGCAAATGATGATTTTTGTGAAATAGCTGGATTTACAGTAGATGAGTTAATTGGAAAGCCTCACAATATAGTAAGACATAAAGATATGCCAAAAGCTGCTTTTAAAGATTTATGGGAGACTGTAAAAAGAGGTGAAGTTTGGACAGGTTATGTAAAAAATGCTACTAAAAGTGGCGATTTTTATTGGGTTTTTGCAACTGTATTTCCTACAACAACTAGCGAAGGAACAAAGGGTTATATATCTTGTAGAAAAAAAGCAACAATTGAAGAGATAAAACAGTGTGAGTTGCTTTATAAACAGATGAGAGATAAAGAGAGATAA
- a CDS encoding glutamate-5-semialdehyde dehydrogenase: MREFLEKAKKSSHIISTLQTSIKNHALLQMADALVQNTNFLIDENKRDLEVAKSLNLSSAMIDRLLLNEKRVEEMANAIRQIAGQTEPVGRVLDGWLTKDNLHIQKVSIPIGVIGIIYESRPNVTSDTAALCFKSGNVCVLKGGKEAENSNKAIASILQEVLIANSLPKEAISLLPDSSREGVAKLIVEDKFVDLIVPRGGEALIKFISKNSTIPVVKHDKGVCHTYVDKSADLKKAIKIVINAKCQRPSACNSLETLLVHEDIYKKFLKDLEPELKVYNVQIKACEKAREVINAEQISKEDFDIEYLDQILNIKIVNSLDEAIEHIVKHGSGHSEAILSEDYSAVNKFLDKVDAACVYANASTRFTDGGEFGLGAEVGISTNKLHSRGPMGINDLTTFKYKIYGEGQTRK, encoded by the coding sequence ATGAGAGAGTTTTTAGAAAAAGCAAAAAAAAGCAGTCATATAATTTCTACTTTACAAACTTCTATAAAAAATCATGCTCTTTTACAAATGGCAGATGCATTAGTACAAAATACAAATTTTTTAATAGATGAAAATAAAAGAGATTTAGAAGTTGCAAAGAGTTTAAACTTAAGTTCTGCAATGATTGATAGACTTCTTTTAAATGAAAAAAGAGTTGAAGAGATGGCAAATGCTATTAGACAAATAGCTGGACAAACAGAACCTGTTGGAAGAGTTTTAGATGGTTGGCTAACAAAAGATAATTTGCATATTCAAAAAGTTTCTATTCCAATAGGTGTTATAGGAATTATTTATGAAAGCAGACCAAATGTTACAAGTGACACAGCAGCATTATGTTTTAAAAGTGGAAATGTTTGTGTTTTAAAAGGTGGTAAAGAGGCAGAAAACTCAAACAAAGCAATTGCTTCAATATTACAAGAAGTTCTTATAGCAAACTCTTTACCAAAAGAGGCAATTTCACTACTTCCTGATAGTTCAAGAGAGGGTGTTGCAAAACTAATTGTTGAAGATAAATTTGTAGATCTAATTGTTCCAAGAGGTGGAGAAGCTTTAATAAAATTCATATCTAAAAACTCAACAATTCCTGTTGTAAAACATGATAAAGGTGTTTGCCACACTTATGTTGATAAAAGTGCAGATTTAAAAAAAGCTATTAAAATTGTTATAAATGCAAAGTGCCAAAGACCAAGTGCTTGTAACTCTTTAGAGACTTTGTTAGTTCATGAAGATATTTATAAAAAATTCTTAAAAGATTTAGAACCTGAACTTAAAGTTTATAATGTACAAATAAAAGCTTGTGAAAAAGCAAGAGAAGTTATTAATGCAGAACAAATTTCTAAGGAAGATTTTGATATAGAATATCTGGATCAAATATTAAATATTAAAATAGTAAATAGTTTAGATGAAGCAATAGAGCATATTGTAAAACATGGCTCTGGACACTCTGAAGCTATTTTAAGTGAAGATTACTCTGCTGTAAACAAATTTTTAGACAAAGTAGACGCAGCTTGTGTGTATGCGAATGCAAGTACAAGATTCACAGATGGTGGAGAGTTTGGACTTGGAGCTGAAGTTGGAATCTCTACAAATAAACTTCACTCAAGAGGACCGATGGGAATAAATGATTTAACAACATTTAAATATAAAATTTATGGAGAGGGTCAAACTAGAAAATAA